Proteins co-encoded in one bacterium genomic window:
- a CDS encoding FAD-dependent monooxygenase produces MARNEKRKTEVLIVGAGPVGLMTAVCLAERGVKVAIVDRERRTNVHSYALVLHPRSLDLLEEAGVVNELIPVGYRVDRLGVYDNDVHRATLNFSKLQNAYPFALSIPQSRLETILERRLADLGVKVLWNHEVETIEQTGDGVEASIDHIEEIPKGYPIMQMHRVVTSTSTFHADYVVGTDGYNSLTRKLLQIEYQDLNEAQVFSVYEFHTDMNLDNEVRLTLSQDTVNVLWPMKDGRCRWSFELKPGESHNHSNNALSHFIEERAPWFTSRPEHVEWSARVRFEHRLVTQFGRDRVWLAGDSGHLTSPVGCQSMNVGLIEGHDLACRLFEILRNNGSEESLSEYNANCTEMWKRLLMRDGDPQPSEGANEWTAGQGRRLLPCIPAATRQLEVLMDQIGLQF; encoded by the coding sequence ATGGCGAGGAATGAAAAGCGAAAGACCGAGGTGTTGATCGTCGGAGCAGGGCCGGTTGGCCTGATGACGGCGGTCTGTTTGGCGGAGCGTGGGGTGAAGGTCGCCATCGTCGATCGCGAGCGCAGAACAAATGTCCATAGCTACGCATTGGTGCTTCATCCACGGTCGCTTGATCTGCTGGAAGAGGCCGGCGTCGTCAATGAGTTGATCCCCGTCGGCTATCGGGTCGATCGCCTCGGCGTCTACGATAACGATGTCCACCGCGCCACGCTCAATTTCTCGAAGCTTCAGAATGCCTACCCCTTTGCGCTGTCGATTCCGCAAAGCCGCCTTGAGACAATCCTGGAACGCCGGCTCGCGGATCTTGGAGTCAAGGTCCTCTGGAACCACGAAGTCGAAACCATCGAGCAAACCGGCGACGGCGTGGAAGCCTCCATCGACCATATCGAAGAAATCCCCAAGGGCTACCCAATCATGCAGATGCATCGGGTCGTCACGTCGACATCGACGTTCCACGCAGACTATGTGGTGGGGACCGATGGCTACAATTCGCTGACGCGCAAGCTTCTCCAGATCGAGTACCAGGATCTCAACGAAGCGCAGGTCTTCTCCGTCTACGAGTTCCACACGGACATGAACCTCGACAACGAGGTGCGGCTGACGCTGTCGCAGGACACCGTTAACGTGCTGTGGCCGATGAAGGACGGCCGCTGTCGCTGGAGTTTCGAGTTGAAGCCCGGCGAAAGCCACAATCACTCGAACAACGCATTGTCGCACTTCATCGAAGAAAGAGCCCCGTGGTTCACCAGTCGCCCGGAGCACGTCGAGTGGTCCGCCCGGGTGCGATTTGAACATCGCCTGGTCACGCAGTTCGGCCGGGATCGAGTTTGGCTCGCTGGCGACTCCGGACACCTGACCAGCCCCGTCGGTTGCCAAAGCATGAACGTTGGCCTCATCGAGGGACACGATCTCGCATGCCGCCTCTTCGAGATTCTGAGGAACAACGGTTCCGAGGAATCGCTGAGCGAGTACAACGCGAACTGCACTGAGATGTGGAAGCGACTGCTGATGCGCGATGGCGATCCGCAGCCCTCGGAAGGCGCAAACGAATGGACCGCCGGGCAAGGACGTCGACTTCTCCCCTGCATCCCTGCCGCTACTCGCCAGCTTGAAGTCCTGATGGATCAGATCGGGCTGCAGTTCTGA
- a CDS encoding TIGR04282 family arsenosugar biosynthesis glycosyltransferase, which yields MGRPVVVMFVREPEPGRSKTRLASGCTPVQAANLYRIMVEVLRDRLLPHAGCEYDLWIYATPAKAASRIGAWLLGGSRREGTRVLAQPDGDLTGRLENAGERATQAEADAIVFIGSDCLELTHEDIVEALARLDGADSSIGRATDGGFWILAIRRWMPRLFHNVEYSSRYTCGQMLAQLRRFGMPAVRLDERTDIDKFEDLAQQSDHIKAELRRRAAEAGLDIPSIP from the coding sequence ATGGGCCGCCCCGTTGTTGTGATGTTCGTCCGCGAACCGGAGCCGGGACGCTCGAAGACTCGGCTCGCCAGCGGCTGTACTCCAGTGCAGGCCGCGAATCTCTATCGCATCATGGTCGAAGTGTTGCGCGATCGGCTGCTTCCTCATGCCGGTTGCGAGTACGATCTGTGGATCTACGCCACGCCGGCGAAGGCCGCGTCACGAATCGGCGCATGGCTTCTTGGTGGTTCTCGCAGGGAAGGGACGCGCGTCCTTGCGCAGCCCGACGGCGATCTGACCGGGCGTCTTGAGAATGCCGGGGAACGCGCCACACAAGCTGAAGCCGACGCGATTGTATTCATTGGCTCCGACTGTCTGGAACTCACTCATGAGGACATTGTCGAAGCGCTGGCTCGCTTGGATGGGGCCGATTCCTCAATCGGCCGCGCGACCGATGGCGGATTCTGGATTCTAGCGATTCGCCGCTGGATGCCGCGCCTCTTCCACAACGTCGAGTACAGCAGCCGCTACACCTGCGGGCAGATGCTGGCGCAACTAAGGCGCTTTGGAATGCCGGCCGTGCGACTCGACGAGCGCACGGACATCGACAAATTCGAAGACCTCGCGCAACAATCCGATCACATCAAGGCTGAGTTGCGTCGTCGTGCGGCAGAAGCCGGCCTCGATATTCCTTCTATCCCCTGA
- the ald gene encoding alanine dehydrogenase has product MIIGVPKEIKDQEHRVAVVPAGAKDLVRNGHRVVVQSGAGTGIGISDADYTAVGAEVAATAKEVWDQAEIIAKVKEPQPSEWPHIRADHVLFTYFHFASGKELTEAMMKCGAKCIAYETVEDKKGALPLLTPMSEIAGRLSTLQGAKYLEKIHGGRGTLLGGVPGVKPARVMIIGGGVVGTNAAKMAAGLGARVTILDVNLDRLRYLDDVMPANVSTLFASDYNVCDQLESVDVVIGGVYLTGAKAPHVIRKEHLKLMPKGAVMVDVAIDQGGCFESSKPTSHTNPVYEYEGIIHYCVTNMPGAVARTSTFALTNATLPYLLRLANAGYPEALKQDPLFKLGLNVADGKIVYKAVADAFGMESSDVDSILN; this is encoded by the coding sequence ATGATTATTGGCGTTCCGAAGGAAATTAAGGACCAGGAACATCGCGTAGCGGTCGTCCCGGCTGGGGCGAAGGACCTTGTGCGAAACGGCCATCGAGTGGTCGTCCAATCGGGCGCCGGAACGGGAATCGGGATCTCCGATGCCGACTACACGGCCGTTGGGGCCGAGGTCGCGGCGACCGCCAAGGAAGTCTGGGACCAGGCCGAGATCATCGCCAAAGTCAAAGAACCCCAGCCGTCCGAGTGGCCGCACATTCGCGCCGACCACGTGCTGTTCACGTATTTCCACTTCGCCAGCGGCAAAGAGCTGACCGAGGCGATGATGAAGTGCGGCGCCAAGTGCATCGCCTACGAAACCGTCGAGGACAAGAAGGGCGCTTTGCCGCTGCTGACTCCGATGAGTGAAATCGCCGGCCGTCTGTCGACGCTTCAGGGCGCGAAATACCTCGAGAAAATCCACGGTGGGCGCGGTACGTTGCTCGGCGGCGTTCCGGGCGTGAAGCCTGCCCGCGTGATGATCATCGGCGGTGGTGTCGTCGGGACCAACGCGGCCAAGATGGCTGCGGGTCTCGGCGCACGCGTCACGATCCTCGATGTGAACCTCGATCGTTTGCGCTACCTGGATGACGTGATGCCCGCCAATGTCAGCACCTTGTTCGCCTCGGATTACAACGTGTGCGACCAACTGGAGTCCGTCGATGTCGTTATTGGCGGCGTTTATCTGACCGGTGCGAAAGCCCCCCACGTGATCCGCAAGGAGCACCTGAAGCTGATGCCAAAGGGCGCCGTGATGGTCGACGTCGCGATTGACCAGGGCGGATGCTTCGAGTCCTCCAAGCCCACCAGCCACACGAATCCCGTCTACGAGTACGAAGGCATCATCCACTACTGCGTGACGAACATGCCGGGTGCTGTGGCGCGCACGTCGACGTTTGCATTGACCAATGCGACGCTTCCGTACCTGCTTCGCCTTGCAAATGCGGGCTATCCTGAAGCCCTGAAGCAGGATCCGCTGTTCAAGCTCGGCCTCAATGTCGCCGATGGCAAGATTGTCTACAAGGCCGTCGCCGATGCGTTCGGCATGGAATCCTCGGACGTGGATTCCATCCTCAACTGA
- a CDS encoding tetratricopeptide repeat protein translates to MNRAARILVLLLGAILLAVSSPAEELTVDIAQNRFDEANELYQQGQYQEAFEAYRTLYRDGIENPQVLANAGNAAYRAGDVGQAVVFYKRALRLAPGYSMPRQNLQLVEPSTNVLEGASMTSLVSQWFSGTYRMFWIVLAELTFLAFLITLFAFGRSEPHTDTRAAWGSRVAWVALLLIATSGLLTLHISAGDSGGDAVVIEDKSITRSGPGEKFFQQLELPSGTVLDLVRSPERGWVQFKLLDGRSGYIRTDAIERI, encoded by the coding sequence ATGAACCGGGCCGCTCGCATACTCGTGCTCCTTCTTGGCGCCATTCTCCTCGCCGTCTCCTCCCCTGCCGAAGAGCTCACAGTCGATATTGCCCAGAATCGCTTCGACGAGGCCAACGAATTGTACCAGCAGGGCCAATACCAGGAGGCGTTCGAGGCCTATCGCACACTGTATCGCGATGGGATCGAGAATCCACAGGTCCTGGCAAACGCAGGAAATGCGGCGTATCGGGCGGGCGATGTCGGACAAGCCGTTGTCTTCTACAAGCGCGCCCTGCGTCTGGCACCTGGCTACAGCATGCCGCGCCAGAATCTGCAGCTCGTCGAGCCTTCGACCAATGTCCTCGAGGGTGCGAGCATGACAAGCCTTGTATCCCAGTGGTTCAGTGGAACCTATCGGATGTTCTGGATCGTGCTCGCCGAGCTGACATTCCTCGCATTCCTGATAACGCTCTTTGCATTCGGACGCAGCGAGCCGCACACCGACACCCGAGCCGCATGGGGCAGCCGAGTAGCCTGGGTTGCGCTGCTTCTGATCGCCACGTCGGGGCTGCTGACCCTTCATATCTCAGCCGGAGATTCCGGCGGCGATGCCGTCGTTATCGAAGACAAATCTATCACACGCAGCGGCCCCGGGGAGAAGTTCTTCCAGCAATTGGAACTCCCCTCGGGAACGGTTCTCGACCTTGTCCGATCCCCCGAACGCGGCTGGGTACAGTTCAAGCTACTGGATGGGCGGAGCGGCTACATCCGTACGGATGCCATCGAGCGAATCTAG